One Arthrobacter sp. FW306-07-I genomic window carries:
- a CDS encoding MFS transporter produces MENVEKPWPALWSLVIGFFMILIDTTIVSVANPRIMEGLHADINSVIWVTSAYLLAYAVPLLITGRLGDRFGPKKLYLTGLVVFTLASLWCGLSGDVRILIAARVLQGLGAAMMTPQTMAVITRIFPQDRRGSAMAVWGATAGMATLVGPILGGVLVDGLGWEWIFFINVPIGVVGFILALRNVPALSTHPHRFDIPGVLLSAVGLFLLVFGIQEGETYNWGTIVGPISVWGLIIAGIVVLAAFVLWQRFNKGEPLLPLGLFRDRNFSLANIGITTVGFTVTAFSLPLIFYYQLVRGLTPTQSALMMVPMALVSGGLAPVVGKLVDRVNPKFITATGLVLMAVALLWNSALMQPDTPILMFLLPSAVLGFANAGIWAPLSTTATRNLPPRQAGAGSGVYNTTRQIGAVLGSAAIAVLIQSRLAAELPSGGPGGAAGEGLAMGGPLPEFLHSGFSTAMGQSMLLPAGVILVGAAVALFFAKPQPVQGWSTQGQHGGESHGQGGQASAKVDAGLDSAG; encoded by the coding sequence GTGGAAAACGTAGAAAAGCCCTGGCCGGCCCTGTGGTCCCTGGTGATCGGGTTCTTCATGATCCTGATCGACACCACCATCGTGTCCGTGGCCAACCCCCGGATCATGGAAGGCCTACACGCCGACATTAACTCGGTGATCTGGGTGACCAGCGCCTACCTGCTGGCCTACGCCGTCCCGCTGCTGATCACCGGCCGCCTGGGTGACAGGTTCGGGCCCAAGAAGCTCTACCTCACCGGCCTGGTGGTCTTCACCCTCGCGTCGCTGTGGTGCGGCCTGTCCGGTGACGTCCGGATCCTTATTGCCGCCCGCGTCCTCCAGGGCCTTGGCGCGGCCATGATGACCCCGCAGACCATGGCCGTGATCACCCGCATCTTCCCGCAGGACCGCCGCGGTTCAGCCATGGCTGTCTGGGGTGCAACTGCCGGCATGGCCACCTTGGTGGGCCCCATCCTCGGCGGCGTCCTGGTGGACGGCCTTGGCTGGGAGTGGATCTTCTTCATCAACGTGCCCATCGGCGTCGTGGGCTTCATCCTGGCGCTGCGCAACGTTCCAGCCCTCAGCACGCACCCGCACCGGTTCGACATTCCCGGCGTGCTGCTCAGCGCCGTCGGCCTCTTTCTGCTGGTGTTCGGCATCCAGGAGGGTGAAACCTACAACTGGGGCACCATCGTTGGACCCATCAGCGTGTGGGGCCTGATCATAGCCGGCATCGTGGTGCTGGCCGCCTTCGTCCTCTGGCAGCGGTTCAACAAGGGCGAGCCGCTGCTGCCGCTGGGACTCTTCCGGGACCGGAACTTCTCGCTCGCCAACATCGGCATCACCACCGTGGGCTTCACCGTGACTGCCTTCAGCCTGCCGCTGATCTTCTACTACCAGCTGGTCCGGGGCCTCACCCCCACGCAGTCGGCCCTCATGATGGTGCCCATGGCGCTGGTTTCCGGTGGCCTTGCCCCGGTGGTGGGCAAGCTGGTGGACCGGGTCAACCCGAAATTCATTACGGCCACCGGCCTGGTGCTCATGGCAGTCGCGCTGCTCTGGAACTCCGCACTGATGCAGCCCGACACGCCCATCCTGATGTTCCTGCTCCCCAGCGCGGTGCTGGGCTTTGCCAACGCCGGCATCTGGGCCCCGCTGAGCACCACGGCCACCCGGAACCTGCCCCCGCGCCAGGCCGGTGCCGGGTCGGGTGTCTACAACACCACCCGCCAGATCGGCGCGGTCCTGGGCAGCGCCGCCATCGCTGTGCTGATCCAGTCCCGGCTCGCCGCCGAACTTCCGTCGGGTGGTCCCGGCGGGGCCGCGGGCGAAGGCCTTGCCATGGGCGGCCCGCTGCCCGAGTTCCTCCACAGTGGATTCTCGACGGCGATGGGCCAGTCCATGCTGCTGCCCGCCGGGGTAATCCTGGTGGGGGCGGCGGTGGCACTGTTCTTCGCCAAGCCCCAGCCGGTCCAGGGCTGGAGCACCCAGGGCCAGCACGGCGGGGAGAGCCACGGCCAGGGCGGCCAAGCGTCAGCGAAGGTGGACGCTGGTCTGGATTCCGCCGGCTGA
- a CDS encoding ankyrin repeat domain-containing protein produces the protein MTENTTPVHIGAEAAEGHDDDALALAHALFQAAREGNNALLGAYLDAGAPATMTNAAGDSLLMLAAYHGHAGTVELLLQHGADANTANDRGQTPLAGAAFKGYTDVARVLLRAGADPDAGAPSARAAAQMFARTEILDLLG, from the coding sequence ATGACCGAGAACACCACGCCCGTCCACATTGGGGCGGAGGCAGCGGAAGGACACGACGACGACGCGCTGGCTTTGGCGCATGCGCTCTTCCAGGCTGCGCGTGAAGGAAACAACGCGCTGCTTGGTGCCTACCTGGACGCCGGCGCCCCCGCCACCATGACGAACGCTGCGGGGGACTCCCTGCTGATGCTGGCCGCATACCATGGCCACGCCGGCACCGTTGAGCTGCTCCTGCAGCACGGGGCCGACGCAAACACCGCCAATGACCGGGGACAGACGCCCCTCGCCGGAGCGGCATTCAAGGGCTACACGGACGTGGCCCGGGTCCTGCTGCGCGCCGGCGCGGATCCGGACGCCGGTGCGCCATCGGCACGGGCCGCGGCGCAAATGTTTGCCCGCACGGAGATCCTGGACCTGCTGGGCTAG
- the ygfZ gene encoding CAF17-like 4Fe-4S cluster assembly/insertion protein YgfZ, which translates to MTTPSPLLSRPGAVEAAGPDAGVAAHYGEPLREQRALAAGTAVVDLSHRGVVTVTGPDRLSWLNTLSSQQVAALKPGESSELLLLSVQGRIDFDARVVDDGGTTWLIVEAAEAAPLAEYLNRMKFMLRVEIADVSADWAVVGSTRAVPEWSGYLAWQDPWPHVGAGGYSYATVSEEHHPGVERPWFEYLVPAAELEEAVSGRALAGVLAAEALRIAAWRPRIGAETDDKTIPHELDLLRTAVHLAKGCYKGQETVARVHNLGHPPRRLVFLQLDGSQHTLPAAGSPVLAGERKVGAVTSVAQHYEMGPVALAVIKRSVAPDEILTVLDGDEPYPAAQELIVAPDAGQVVGRQTGFLRGPR; encoded by the coding sequence ATGACTACGCCCAGCCCTTTGTTGTCGCGCCCCGGCGCCGTAGAGGCCGCCGGCCCTGACGCCGGTGTCGCCGCCCACTACGGTGAGCCGCTGCGCGAGCAGCGCGCCCTCGCAGCCGGAACCGCCGTCGTCGACCTTTCCCACCGCGGCGTGGTCACCGTCACCGGGCCGGACCGGCTGAGCTGGCTCAACACCCTGTCCTCGCAGCAGGTGGCAGCCCTCAAGCCCGGCGAGTCCAGCGAGCTGCTGCTCCTGAGCGTCCAGGGCCGCATCGACTTCGATGCCCGGGTGGTTGACGACGGCGGGACCACCTGGCTGATCGTGGAGGCAGCGGAGGCCGCGCCCCTTGCTGAGTACCTTAACCGGATGAAGTTCATGCTTCGGGTGGAGATCGCCGACGTCTCCGCGGACTGGGCCGTGGTGGGGAGCACCCGGGCAGTTCCTGAATGGTCCGGCTACCTTGCCTGGCAGGATCCGTGGCCGCACGTGGGAGCCGGGGGTTACTCCTACGCCACCGTCTCGGAGGAGCACCACCCGGGCGTGGAGCGTCCCTGGTTCGAGTACCTCGTCCCCGCCGCCGAGCTGGAGGAAGCTGTCAGCGGACGCGCGCTGGCAGGCGTGCTCGCCGCGGAAGCCCTGCGCATCGCTGCCTGGCGTCCCCGGATCGGCGCCGAAACCGATGACAAGACCATCCCGCACGAACTGGACCTGCTGCGCACGGCCGTGCACCTGGCGAAGGGTTGCTACAAGGGGCAGGAAACCGTCGCCCGCGTCCACAACCTGGGCCATCCGCCGCGCCGGCTGGTGTTCCTGCAGCTGGACGGCTCGCAGCACACCCTGCCCGCCGCCGGCAGCCCGGTCCTGGCGGGAGAGCGAAAAGTGGGAGCGGTGACCTCCGTGGCACAGCACTACGAGATGGGGCCCGTGGCCCTGGCGGTCATAAAGCGTTCCGTTGCCCCAGATGAAATACTGACCGTCCTGGACGGCGACGAGCCGTATCCGGCCGCCCAGGAACTGATTGTCGCCCCCGACGCCGGCCAGGTTGTGGGGCGCCAGACCGGATTCCTGAGGGGGCCACGCTGA
- a CDS encoding FABP family protein, whose product MPIEIPTDLTPELVPLSWLIGEWEGRGRLGSGDEDSEHFLQHVSFTHNGLPYLQYRAESWLTDDEGTRLRPLTVETGFWALERKQLDADGGPGLVPADIVPVLKSADEVEALRNKDGGFDISVSISHPGGISELYYGQIKGPQIQLTTDMVMRGSHSKDYSAATRIFGLVDGNLLWRWDVATGGEAGKGLEAHASAFLHRVS is encoded by the coding sequence ATGCCCATTGAGATTCCTACAGACTTGACGCCTGAACTCGTCCCGCTTTCCTGGCTCATCGGTGAGTGGGAGGGCCGCGGCCGGCTCGGCAGCGGCGACGAGGATTCCGAACACTTCCTGCAGCACGTCTCCTTCACCCACAACGGCCTGCCGTACCTTCAGTACCGTGCGGAGAGCTGGCTGACCGACGACGAAGGGACGCGGCTGCGGCCGCTCACCGTCGAGACAGGGTTCTGGGCGCTGGAGCGCAAGCAGCTGGATGCCGACGGCGGTCCCGGCCTGGTGCCGGCAGACATCGTGCCGGTATTGAAGAGCGCCGACGAGGTGGAAGCGCTGCGCAACAAGGACGGAGGCTTCGACATCTCCGTGTCCATCTCGCACCCGGGCGGAATCTCGGAGCTGTACTACGGCCAGATCAAGGGCCCGCAGATCCAGCTCACCACCGACATGGTGATGCGCGGCAGCCACTCCAAGGACTACAGCGCCGCCACCCGGATCTTCGGGCTGGTGGACGGCAACCTGCTGTGGCGGTGGGACGTAGCCACCGGCGGAGAAGCCGGCAAGGGACTTGAGGCCCACGCCTCCGCGTTCCTGCACCGGGTCTCCTGA
- a CDS encoding permease produces MTAELQAPVRSLGSWSVGVVGIAGLIAIIAGVYASPEALVAVGIVIAAAVGIGWPHFLRIPAKKTLAAVIALPGAASAVAAALAPAPGYLDWTPTFVALGMMAVFVVQLIRGTGQAQRLESTLGCCAGVLLSCLGAGWIAGARFNGVREMLLVAAISAAVALLAGLIRWPDSIVAPLGVVLAGLAGPLAGLVLSDIAVLPAAIFGVVVGAVLASFRRLATLRGAPLNIPAALGMGLAPVSAVGSLAYFIDKLLIY; encoded by the coding sequence ATGACGGCCGAATTGCAGGCGCCCGTGCGTTCGCTTGGATCCTGGAGCGTCGGAGTCGTCGGGATCGCCGGCCTCATCGCCATCATCGCCGGGGTCTACGCGTCCCCGGAGGCGCTCGTCGCCGTCGGCATCGTAATCGCCGCGGCTGTGGGCATTGGGTGGCCACACTTCCTGCGCATCCCCGCCAAGAAGACCCTCGCCGCCGTCATCGCCCTGCCCGGTGCAGCCTCGGCAGTGGCCGCCGCCCTGGCCCCGGCCCCGGGGTACCTGGACTGGACGCCGACATTTGTGGCGCTGGGGATGATGGCTGTCTTCGTGGTGCAGCTGATCCGCGGTACCGGCCAGGCGCAGCGGCTGGAATCCACCCTCGGATGCTGCGCGGGCGTGCTGCTGTCCTGCCTCGGCGCCGGCTGGATTGCCGGCGCCCGCTTCAACGGGGTCCGCGAGATGCTCCTGGTGGCGGCCATCAGCGCGGCAGTGGCCCTGCTTGCCGGGCTCATCCGCTGGCCGGACAGCATCGTTGCTCCGCTGGGAGTGGTGCTTGCGGGACTGGCAGGTCCGCTCGCGGGACTGGTTCTGTCCGATATCGCCGTCCTGCCGGCCGCGATCTTCGGCGTGGTGGTGGGCGCGGTCCTGGCCAGCTTCCGCCGTCTTGCGACGCTTCGCGGCGCCCCACTGAACATCCCCGCCGCACTGGGCATGGGCCTTGCCCCGGTGTCGGCTGTGGGATCCCTCGCCTACTTCATAGACAAACTACTCATCTACTAA
- a CDS encoding winged helix-turn-helix transcriptional regulator gives MSHILLLTNSTGSSVDILPALELLNHRVHILPAEPTALLETDPCDVVLLDARKDLVGARSLTQLLKATGLSAPLVLILTEGGMAAVSSAWAVDDIVLDSAGPAEVEARIRLSVARAVPEQEDAPTEIRAAGVIIDEASYTARVNGAPLNLTFKEFELLKYLAQHPGRVFTRQQLLTEVWGYDYYGGTRTVDVHVRRLRAKLGADHENLISTVRNVGYRLTLVRQQEDELTEA, from the coding sequence ATGTCGCACATCCTGTTACTGACCAACAGCACCGGTTCTTCGGTGGACATCCTGCCTGCCCTCGAGTTGCTGAACCACCGGGTCCATATCCTGCCCGCCGAACCCACGGCCCTGCTGGAAACGGACCCCTGCGACGTCGTCCTGCTGGACGCCCGCAAGGACCTGGTGGGCGCCCGTTCCCTTACCCAGCTCCTCAAAGCCACCGGCCTCAGCGCCCCGCTGGTGCTGATCCTGACCGAAGGCGGCATGGCCGCAGTCTCGTCGGCCTGGGCTGTTGACGATATCGTCCTTGATTCCGCCGGCCCCGCCGAGGTGGAGGCCCGCATCCGGCTCTCCGTCGCCCGTGCCGTCCCGGAGCAGGAAGACGCGCCGACCGAAATCCGCGCCGCCGGCGTCATCATCGATGAAGCCAGCTACACGGCCCGGGTAAACGGTGCGCCGCTGAACCTGACCTTCAAGGAGTTCGAGCTCCTCAAGTACCTGGCGCAGCATCCCGGGCGTGTCTTCACCCGCCAGCAGCTGCTCACCGAGGTCTGGGGGTACGACTACTACGGCGGCACCCGCACCGTGGACGTCCACGTCCGGCGCCTGCGGGCCAAGCTTGGGGCGGACCACGAGAACCTCATCAGCACGGTCAGGAACGTTGGCTACCGCCTCACCCTGGTCCGGCAGCAGGAAGACGAACTCACCGAAGCCTGA
- the mshD gene encoding mycothiol synthase → MTPAHPQKWPVHVVRGGVDQQLLKDCRDLLAAAEESDGNPSISEQTLVTMRAGDSAEHTLLTLALYAPDEDSDPATAQDLAGFAVVVEEPDGNGVLEIAVHPSYRNQGVADRLVGALKEVRGFDGLKAWSHGNHEAAADLAARYGYAPMRELWKMRMTTAGADLPDAGLPDGVAIRTFVPGKDEDSWLAANRAAFAHHPEQGNLTRADLEARMAEDWFDPAGFFLAEDRDGRLLGYHWTKVHPRHGAHPAIGEVYVVGVTPQAQGMGLGKALTIAGIKHLRDAGLSAVMLYVDADNSAAVALYRRLGFTRWDMDVMYGPAAG, encoded by the coding sequence ATGACTCCAGCGCATCCGCAGAAGTGGCCCGTCCATGTCGTCCGTGGCGGAGTTGACCAGCAACTCCTGAAAGACTGCCGGGACCTCCTGGCCGCCGCCGAGGAATCGGACGGCAACCCGTCCATTTCCGAGCAGACCCTGGTGACCATGCGTGCCGGGGACTCCGCGGAGCACACGCTGCTGACACTGGCGCTGTACGCGCCGGACGAGGACTCCGATCCCGCCACCGCCCAGGACCTGGCAGGCTTCGCCGTGGTGGTTGAAGAGCCCGACGGCAACGGCGTCCTGGAAATCGCTGTCCATCCCTCCTACCGGAACCAGGGCGTGGCGGACCGGCTGGTCGGAGCGCTCAAGGAAGTCCGCGGCTTCGACGGGCTGAAGGCCTGGTCCCACGGGAACCACGAGGCCGCTGCCGACCTTGCCGCACGCTACGGCTACGCGCCCATGCGCGAGCTGTGGAAAATGCGGATGACGACGGCGGGCGCGGACCTGCCCGACGCCGGCCTCCCGGACGGGGTGGCCATCCGCACCTTCGTGCCGGGCAAGGACGAGGATTCCTGGCTGGCTGCCAACCGCGCGGCGTTTGCCCACCACCCGGAACAGGGCAACCTGACCAGGGCCGACCTCGAGGCGCGCATGGCGGAAGACTGGTTTGATCCTGCCGGATTCTTCCTGGCCGAGGACCGGGACGGCCGGCTGCTGGGCTACCACTGGACCAAGGTCCACCCGCGGCATGGTGCGCACCCCGCCATCGGCGAGGTGTATGTGGTGGGAGTGACGCCCCAGGCGCAGGGCATGGGCCTGGGCAAGGCCCTGACGATTGCGGGCATCAAGCACCTCCGTGACGCAGGGTTGAGCGCCGTCATGCTTTACGTCGACGCCGACAACAGCGCAGCGGTGGCCCTGTACCGGCGGCTGGGTTTCACCCGGTGGGACATGGACGTCATGTATGGGCCGGCTGCGGGCTGA
- a CDS encoding RNA degradosome polyphosphate kinase: protein MNPEPSGTATSQDVAVPVRARFGSSEVPASRATQDRIDIPEFAPNLQPEGDIRPDRFLDRELSWLAFNSRVLELAEDPTLQLLERVNFLSIFASNLDEFFMVRVAGLKRRIATGLAVPSPAGLSPVEVLESISEEAHRLQARHAQVYADQIRPALAYEHIHLMQWDELDDTAQQQLSVMFAEKVFPILTPLAVDPAHPFPYISGLSLNLAVVVRNPVSDKELFARVKVPDQLPRLISIDGPRAGAVPGRVARFIALEEVIAVHLDKLFPGMEVLEHHTFRVTRNEDVEVEEDDAENLLQALEKELLRRRFGPPVRLEVTNDINPNIRALLIRELGVEESEVYSVPAPLDLRGLSVIAGIDRADLHYPKHVPHTSRYLNESETSKAANVFAAMRRRDILLHHPYDSFSTSVQAFLEQAAADPKVQAIKQTLYRTSGDSPIVDALIDAAEAGKQVLALVEIKARFDEQANISWARKLEQAGVHVVYGIVGLKTHCKLSLVVRQEVDGLRRYCHIGTGNYHPRTARYYEDLGLLTANEQVGEDLSKLFNQLSGYAPKSTFKRLLVAPRSVRSGLIDRIETEIRNARAGVPGHVQIKVNSMVDEAIIDSLYRASQAGVKVDVVVRGICSLRPGVPGLSDNITVRSILGRFLEHSRVFAFANGGDPVVYIGSADMMHRNLDRRVEALVQLASADDITYVLDLMRRYMAPETSSWHLDNAGHWTRHHLSEDGKPLEDVQSWLLASRPRQRSLSRR, encoded by the coding sequence ATGAACCCGGAACCTTCCGGAACAGCCACGTCCCAGGATGTTGCGGTGCCCGTCAGGGCACGCTTCGGCTCCTCCGAGGTACCGGCATCCAGGGCTACCCAGGACCGCATTGACATCCCGGAGTTCGCACCGAACCTGCAGCCGGAAGGCGACATCCGCCCCGACCGGTTCCTGGACCGCGAGCTGAGCTGGCTCGCCTTCAATTCCCGGGTGCTGGAGCTGGCCGAGGACCCCACCCTGCAACTTCTGGAGCGCGTCAACTTCCTGTCCATCTTCGCCTCCAACCTGGACGAGTTCTTCATGGTCCGCGTGGCCGGCCTCAAGCGCCGCATCGCCACGGGCCTGGCGGTCCCCTCCCCCGCCGGGCTGAGCCCCGTCGAGGTGCTGGAGAGCATCAGCGAGGAAGCCCACCGGCTCCAGGCGCGGCACGCCCAGGTGTACGCTGACCAGATCCGGCCGGCGCTGGCGTACGAGCACATCCACCTCATGCAGTGGGATGAACTGGACGACACAGCCCAGCAGCAGCTCAGCGTCATGTTCGCGGAAAAAGTCTTCCCCATCCTGACTCCCCTCGCCGTTGACCCGGCGCATCCCTTCCCGTACATTTCCGGTCTGTCGCTGAACCTCGCCGTGGTGGTGAGGAACCCCGTCAGCGACAAGGAACTCTTCGCCCGCGTCAAGGTCCCGGACCAGTTGCCGCGGCTGATCTCCATCGACGGTCCCCGTGCCGGCGCGGTGCCGGGCCGGGTTGCCCGGTTCATCGCGCTTGAGGAAGTCATCGCCGTCCACCTGGACAAACTGTTCCCGGGCATGGAGGTCCTGGAGCACCACACGTTCCGCGTCACCCGCAACGAGGACGTGGAGGTGGAGGAGGACGACGCCGAGAACCTCTTGCAGGCCCTTGAGAAGGAACTCCTGCGCCGCCGGTTCGGCCCGCCCGTCAGGCTTGAAGTCACCAACGACATCAACCCCAACATCCGTGCGCTCCTCATCCGCGAGCTGGGTGTGGAGGAATCCGAGGTGTACTCGGTGCCGGCTCCGCTGGACCTCCGGGGCCTCTCAGTCATTGCCGGCATCGACCGGGCCGACCTGCACTACCCCAAGCATGTTCCGCACACCTCCAGGTACCTGAACGAGTCCGAGACCTCCAAGGCTGCGAACGTGTTCGCCGCCATGCGGCGCCGGGACATCCTGCTGCACCACCCGTATGACTCGTTTTCCACTTCAGTCCAGGCGTTCCTGGAACAGGCTGCGGCGGACCCAAAGGTCCAGGCCATCAAGCAGACCCTGTACCGCACGTCCGGCGACTCCCCCATCGTTGATGCCCTGATCGACGCTGCCGAGGCCGGCAAGCAGGTCCTGGCCCTGGTGGAGATCAAGGCGCGCTTCGATGAGCAGGCCAACATCTCCTGGGCCCGTAAGTTGGAGCAGGCCGGCGTGCACGTTGTCTACGGCATCGTTGGCCTGAAGACGCACTGCAAGCTTTCGCTGGTGGTCCGGCAGGAAGTGGACGGGCTGCGCCGCTACTGCCACATTGGCACCGGCAACTATCACCCCCGCACGGCGCGCTACTACGAGGACCTGGGCCTGCTGACCGCCAACGAGCAGGTGGGCGAGGACCTCTCCAAGCTGTTCAACCAGCTCTCCGGCTACGCACCGAAGTCCACCTTCAAACGGCTCCTGGTAGCCCCCCGCTCCGTCCGGTCGGGACTCATCGACCGGATCGAGACCGAGATCCGCAACGCCCGGGCGGGAGTGCCGGGGCATGTCCAGATCAAGGTCAACTCCATGGTGGACGAGGCAATTATCGACTCGCTCTACCGCGCGTCCCAGGCGGGGGTCAAGGTGGACGTGGTGGTCCGTGGCATCTGCTCGCTGCGTCCCGGCGTTCCAGGCCTGAGCGACAACATCACCGTCCGTTCCATCCTTGGCCGGTTCCTGGAGCACTCGCGGGTGTTCGCTTTCGCCAACGGCGGCGATCCCGTGGTGTACATCGGTTCCGCGGACATGATGCACCGGAACCTGGACCGCCGGGTGGAGGCCCTGGTCCAGCTGGCCAGCGCGGACGACATTACCTACGTCCTTGACCTCATGCGCCGCTACATGGCGCCGGAAACCTCCAGCTGGCACCTGGACAACGCGGGCCACTGGACCCGGCACCACCTGTCCGAGGACGGCAAGCCGCTTGAAGACGTCCAGTCCTGGCTGCTGGCATCCCGGCCGCGGCAACGCAGCCTGAGCCGGCGATAG
- a CDS encoding NUDIX hydrolase, whose amino-acid sequence MSSDALVADQTDHPGEPVAVTAAGAIPWRINKDSLEVLLIHRPRYDDWSWPKGKIDAGETVPECAVREVWEEIGLRAPLGIPLPPIHYHVTSGLKVVHYWAVKVNGTTLVPDGKEVDSVMWCAPEKAARLLSNPSDVVPLEYLRDAHERGALDTWPLLVLRHAKAKPRSSWSKAEGERPLAATGTRQAQAVGRLLQAWKPMRIVTSPWLRCVATVAPYARATGAKVKLAEGLTEHKHQRSPKKTAAVIESLFDKQKPVVVCTHRPALPTVLKQLAEHMPSHLAKLLPAREPYLSPGEVVVCHVAVGGRKRVVAVEQFKPFDD is encoded by the coding sequence GTGTCGAGCGATGCACTCGTAGCTGACCAGACTGACCACCCAGGGGAACCCGTAGCGGTCACCGCTGCGGGTGCCATCCCGTGGCGGATCAACAAGGACAGCCTTGAAGTCCTGCTGATCCACCGGCCCCGTTACGACGATTGGTCCTGGCCCAAGGGAAAGATCGACGCCGGCGAGACGGTCCCCGAGTGCGCTGTCCGTGAGGTATGGGAGGAGATCGGCCTGCGAGCGCCGCTGGGCATACCGCTGCCGCCCATCCACTACCACGTGACGTCGGGCCTGAAGGTGGTCCACTACTGGGCGGTAAAGGTCAACGGCACCACCTTGGTGCCGGACGGCAAGGAGGTGGACAGCGTCATGTGGTGCGCCCCCGAAAAGGCCGCCCGCCTGCTGTCCAACCCGTCCGACGTCGTACCCCTTGAATACCTGCGGGACGCGCACGAACGGGGCGCGCTGGACACTTGGCCGCTGCTGGTGTTGCGCCATGCCAAGGCCAAGCCGCGCTCCTCCTGGAGCAAGGCCGAGGGCGAGCGACCGCTGGCAGCCACCGGCACCCGGCAGGCGCAGGCTGTCGGCCGGCTGCTGCAGGCGTGGAAGCCGATGCGCATCGTCACCAGCCCGTGGCTGCGCTGCGTGGCCACCGTTGCTCCGTACGCGCGGGCCACGGGGGCCAAGGTGAAGCTCGCTGAAGGCCTCACCGAGCACAAGCACCAGCGCAGCCCCAAGAAGACGGCCGCCGTCATCGAGTCCCTGTTCGACAAGCAGAAGCCTGTGGTTGTCTGCACGCACCGGCCTGCCCTGCCGACGGTGCTGAAGCAGCTGGCGGAGCACATGCCGTCACACCTTGCCAAGCTGCTGCCGGCGCGCGAGCCGTACTTGTCACCAGGCGAAGTGGTGGTCTGCCACGTGGCCGTGGGCGGCAGGAAACGGGTCGTGGCGGTGGAGCAGTTCAAACCCTTCGATGACTAG